Proteins found in one Muntiacus reevesi chromosome 2, mMunRee1.1, whole genome shotgun sequence genomic segment:
- the LOC136161846 gene encoding zinc finger protein 606 isoform X1 yields MATINPWGSWGILMDQSWGMTTVDPWASWALCPQDSTWQVEETAEERRRVPGLPTAQAQEPVTFNDVAVDFTQEEWGQLDLVQRTLYRDVMLETYGHLLSVGNQIAKPEVISLLEQGEEPWSMEPAYPLQGTCPEWMKNLESKALIPTQSILEEEQSHSMKLERYIWDDPWFSRLQVLGCKDQLEMYHVNQSTAMRQMVFMQKQILSQRGSEFCELGAGCSQSLSIVPSQKVSQIEHFYKPDVNAESWRCNSAIMYTDKITCENNEYDKAFYQSMQPVHPASVQTGDNLLKCTDAVKSFNHILHFGDHMGMHTGEKLYEYKECHQIFNQSPSFSEHPGIHIGGNQYDYKEYENIFYFSSFMEHQKIGTVEKASKYNEWEKVFGYDSFLTQHTSTYATEKPYEYNECGTSFIWSSYLIQHKKTHTGEKPYECDKCGKVFRNRSALTKHERTHTGIKPYECNKCGKAFSWNSHLIVHKRIHTGEKPYVCNECGKSFNWNSHLIGHQRTHTGEKPFECTECGKSFSWSSHLIAHMRMHTGEKPFKCDECEKAFRDYSALSKHERTHSGAKPYKCTECGKSFSWSSHLIAHQRTHTGEKPYNCQECGKAFRERSALTKHEIIHSGIKPYECNKCGKSCSQMAHLVRHQRTHTGEKPYECNKCGKSFSQSCHLVAHRRIHTGEKPYKCNQCERSFNCSSHLIAHRRTHTGEKPYRCNECGKAFNESSSLIVHLRNHTGEKPYKCNHCEKAFCKNSSLIIHQRMHSGEKRFICNNCGKAFSGHSTLLQHQRIHTEEKLCELN; encoded by the exons ATGGCTACCATCAACCCCTGGGGTTCATGGG GTATCCTTATGGACCAGTCCTGGGGGATGACGACTGTTGACCCATGGGCCTCCTGGG CTCTGTGCCCTCAGGACTCTACCTGGCAAGTGGAGGAGACCGCCGAGGAGAGAAGGAGGGTCCCAGGGCTCCCAACAGCCCAGGCCCAG GAACCAGTGACCTTCAATGATGTGGCTGTGGACTTCACACAAGAGGAGTGGGGGCAGCTGGACCTTGTTCAGAGGACCCTGTACCGTGatgtaatgctggagacctatGGGCACCTGCTGTCTGTAG GGAATCAGATCGCCAAGCCTGAGGTCATCTCCCTGTTGGAGCAAGGAGAAGAGCCATGGTCAATGGAACCAGCATATCCTCTTCAAGGCACTTGTCCAG aATGGatgaaaaatcttgaaagcaaagcaTTGATCCCAACACAGAGCATACTTGAGGAGGAACAGTCCCATAGCATGAAGTTGGAGAGATACATATGGGATGATCCTTGGTTCTCCAGGTTACAAGTTTTGGGATGTAAAGACCAATTAGAAATGTATCACGTGAACCAGAGTACAGCTATGAGGCAGATGGTCTTCATGCAAAAGCAGATACTATCTCAAAGAGGCTCTGAGTTTTGTGAACTTGGAGCAGGGTGTAGCCAGAGCTTAAGCATTGTTCCATCTCAGAAAGTTTCTCAAATAGAACATTTCTATAAGCCTGATGTAAATGCTGAAAGTTGGAGATGTAACTCAGCCATAATGTATACTGATAAGATTACCTGTGAAAATAATGAGTATGACAAAGCCTTCTACCAGTCCATGCAGCCTGTTCACCCTGCAAGTGTACAAACTGgagataatcttttaaaatgtactgaTGCTGTTAAATCTTTCAATCACATACTGCATTTTGGTGATCATATGGGAATGCATACAGGAGAAAAACTCTATGAATATAAGGAATGCCATCAAATCTTTAACCAGAGCCCATCatttagtgaacatccaggaATTCATATTGGAGGAAACCAGTATGAttacaaagaatatgaaaacatcttttatttttcatcctttatGGAACATCAAAAAATTGGTACTGTAGAGAAAGCATCTAAATACAACGAATGGGAGAAAGTCTTTGGGTATGACTCCTTCCTTACACAACATACAAGCACCTACGCTACAGAGAAACCTTATGAGTATAATGAATGTGGAACGTCTTTCATCTGGAGTTCTTACCTTATCCAACATAAGAAaactcatactggagagaaaccctatgaatgtgaTAAATGTGGAAAGGTTTTTAGGAATCGTTCAGCCCTTACTAAACATGAACGGACTCACACTGGAATAAAACCTTACGAGTGTAATaaatgtggaaaagccttcagCTGGAATTCCCATCTTATTGTACATAAGAGaattcatacaggagagaagCCTTATGTGTGTAATGAATGTGGGAAGTCTTTCAACTGGAACTCCCATCTTATCGGGCATCAGAgaactcatactggagagaaaccttttgAATGTACTGAATGTGGGAAATCTTTCAGCTGGAGCTCCCATCTTATTGCCCATATGAGAAtgcatactggagagaagccctttAAATGTGATGAATGTGAAAAAGCATTTAGGGATTACTCAGCCCTTAGTAAACATGAAAGAACTCACTCTGGAGCAAAACCATATAAATGTACTgaatgtggaaaatccttcagcTGGAGCTCTCACCTTATTGCCCATCAGAGAACTCACACGGGAGAGAAACCCTATAACTGTCAGGAATGTGGTAAAGCATTCAGAGAACGTTCAGCCCTCACTAAACATGAAATAATTCATTCTGGGATTAAGCCCTATGAATGTAATAAATGTGGAAAATCCTGTAGCCAAATGGCTCACCTTGTTAGACATCAAAGAACTCATACTGGAGAAAAGCCCTATGAATGCAATaaatgtggaaaatccttcagcCAGAGCTGTCACCTTGTTGCTCATCGGAGAATCCACACCGGTGAGAAGCCCTACAAATGTAATCAGTGTGAAAGATCCTTTAACTGTAGCTCTCATCTTATTGCTCACCGGAgaactcatactggagagaaaccatatagaTGTAATGAGTGTGGAAAAGCATTTAATGAGAGTTCTTCCCTTATTGTACATCTGAGAAACCATACTGGAGAAAAACCCTACAAATGTAATCATTGTGAGAAAGCTTTCTGTAAGAATTCATCTCTTATTATTCATCAGAGAATGCATAGTGGAGAGAAACGCTTTATATGCAACAACTGCGGAAAAGCCTTTAGTGGTCACTCaacccttctccaacaccagagaattcatactgaagAGAAACTCTGTGAATTGAATTGa
- the LOC136161846 gene encoding zinc finger protein 606 isoform X2 has product MKNLESKALIPTQSILEEEQSHSMKLERYIWDDPWFSRLQVLGCKDQLEMYHVNQSTAMRQMVFMQKQILSQRGSEFCELGAGCSQSLSIVPSQKVSQIEHFYKPDVNAESWRCNSAIMYTDKITCENNEYDKAFYQSMQPVHPASVQTGDNLLKCTDAVKSFNHILHFGDHMGMHTGEKLYEYKECHQIFNQSPSFSEHPGIHIGGNQYDYKEYENIFYFSSFMEHQKIGTVEKASKYNEWEKVFGYDSFLTQHTSTYATEKPYEYNECGTSFIWSSYLIQHKKTHTGEKPYECDKCGKVFRNRSALTKHERTHTGIKPYECNKCGKAFSWNSHLIVHKRIHTGEKPYVCNECGKSFNWNSHLIGHQRTHTGEKPFECTECGKSFSWSSHLIAHMRMHTGEKPFKCDECEKAFRDYSALSKHERTHSGAKPYKCTECGKSFSWSSHLIAHQRTHTGEKPYNCQECGKAFRERSALTKHEIIHSGIKPYECNKCGKSCSQMAHLVRHQRTHTGEKPYECNKCGKSFSQSCHLVAHRRIHTGEKPYKCNQCERSFNCSSHLIAHRRTHTGEKPYRCNECGKAFNESSSLIVHLRNHTGEKPYKCNHCEKAFCKNSSLIIHQRMHSGEKRFICNNCGKAFSGHSTLLQHQRIHTEEKLCELN; this is encoded by the coding sequence atgaaaaatcttgaaagcaaagcaTTGATCCCAACACAGAGCATACTTGAGGAGGAACAGTCCCATAGCATGAAGTTGGAGAGATACATATGGGATGATCCTTGGTTCTCCAGGTTACAAGTTTTGGGATGTAAAGACCAATTAGAAATGTATCACGTGAACCAGAGTACAGCTATGAGGCAGATGGTCTTCATGCAAAAGCAGATACTATCTCAAAGAGGCTCTGAGTTTTGTGAACTTGGAGCAGGGTGTAGCCAGAGCTTAAGCATTGTTCCATCTCAGAAAGTTTCTCAAATAGAACATTTCTATAAGCCTGATGTAAATGCTGAAAGTTGGAGATGTAACTCAGCCATAATGTATACTGATAAGATTACCTGTGAAAATAATGAGTATGACAAAGCCTTCTACCAGTCCATGCAGCCTGTTCACCCTGCAAGTGTACAAACTGgagataatcttttaaaatgtactgaTGCTGTTAAATCTTTCAATCACATACTGCATTTTGGTGATCATATGGGAATGCATACAGGAGAAAAACTCTATGAATATAAGGAATGCCATCAAATCTTTAACCAGAGCCCATCatttagtgaacatccaggaATTCATATTGGAGGAAACCAGTATGAttacaaagaatatgaaaacatcttttatttttcatcctttatGGAACATCAAAAAATTGGTACTGTAGAGAAAGCATCTAAATACAACGAATGGGAGAAAGTCTTTGGGTATGACTCCTTCCTTACACAACATACAAGCACCTACGCTACAGAGAAACCTTATGAGTATAATGAATGTGGAACGTCTTTCATCTGGAGTTCTTACCTTATCCAACATAAGAAaactcatactggagagaaaccctatgaatgtgaTAAATGTGGAAAGGTTTTTAGGAATCGTTCAGCCCTTACTAAACATGAACGGACTCACACTGGAATAAAACCTTACGAGTGTAATaaatgtggaaaagccttcagCTGGAATTCCCATCTTATTGTACATAAGAGaattcatacaggagagaagCCTTATGTGTGTAATGAATGTGGGAAGTCTTTCAACTGGAACTCCCATCTTATCGGGCATCAGAgaactcatactggagagaaaccttttgAATGTACTGAATGTGGGAAATCTTTCAGCTGGAGCTCCCATCTTATTGCCCATATGAGAAtgcatactggagagaagccctttAAATGTGATGAATGTGAAAAAGCATTTAGGGATTACTCAGCCCTTAGTAAACATGAAAGAACTCACTCTGGAGCAAAACCATATAAATGTACTgaatgtggaaaatccttcagcTGGAGCTCTCACCTTATTGCCCATCAGAGAACTCACACGGGAGAGAAACCCTATAACTGTCAGGAATGTGGTAAAGCATTCAGAGAACGTTCAGCCCTCACTAAACATGAAATAATTCATTCTGGGATTAAGCCCTATGAATGTAATAAATGTGGAAAATCCTGTAGCCAAATGGCTCACCTTGTTAGACATCAAAGAACTCATACTGGAGAAAAGCCCTATGAATGCAATaaatgtggaaaatccttcagcCAGAGCTGTCACCTTGTTGCTCATCGGAGAATCCACACCGGTGAGAAGCCCTACAAATGTAATCAGTGTGAAAGATCCTTTAACTGTAGCTCTCATCTTATTGCTCACCGGAgaactcatactggagagaaaccatatagaTGTAATGAGTGTGGAAAAGCATTTAATGAGAGTTCTTCCCTTATTGTACATCTGAGAAACCATACTGGAGAAAAACCCTACAAATGTAATCATTGTGAGAAAGCTTTCTGTAAGAATTCATCTCTTATTATTCATCAGAGAATGCATAGTGGAGAGAAACGCTTTATATGCAACAACTGCGGAAAAGCCTTTAGTGGTCACTCaacccttctccaacaccagagaattcatactgaagAGAAACTCTGTGAATTGAATTGa
- the C2H19orf18 gene encoding uncharacterized protein C19orf18 homolog, whose protein sequence is MMDKVPISFAVLFLFLMEYPLHLCVPYGGEFKPVRQTTGRMGCLNHCFHSFQGKFSFPDHFPLERQPNVTKQPIQLGKQFRLVHGAIPRPRAPSTTPTQPPASTDDEKSEPARTTLGFIGYSMGLNTSPWNAAWIPHRPALVKVITIACIALTIALIFGTIISYVIYRLVEAEEKQQLASLYKNIKIPSLGDEEEFLEDESQDESTYLLPENEKELENFIHSVIRSKRRKHLEKKRLNAAQTLVKEVEVKDPARPARAGGL, encoded by the exons ATGATGGACAAGGTTCcaatttcttttgctgttttatttttgtttttaatggagtACCCACTTCATCTGTGTGTGCCTTATGGAGGTGAGTTCAAACCAGTCAGACAAACAACAGGCCGAATGGGTTGCCTCAACCATTGCTTTCACTCGTTTCAGGGGAA gttttcttttccaGATCATTTTCCCTTAGAACGACAGCCAAACGTCACCAAACAACCCATACAGTTGGGTAAGCAATTTCGTTTGGTCCATGGAGCTATCCCAAGACCCAGAG CTCCGAGTACCACGCCCACGCAGCCCCCAGCGAGCACTG atgATGAGAAGAGTGAGCCTGCAAGGACCACCCTTGGTTTTATAGGATATTCAATGGGCCTAAACACCAGTCCCTGGAATGCAG cATGGATTCCTCATAGACCTGCTCTTGTTAAAGTAATTACAATTGCATGTATAGCCCTCACTATTGCCCTGATATTTGGGACCATTATTTCCTACGTGATATA TCGACTGGTAGAGGCTGAGGAAAAACAACAACTTGCATcactttataaaaatatcaagatCCCATCGTTAGGAGATGAAGAGGAATTCCTTGAGGATGAGAGCCAGGACGAGTCCACGTACCTGCTTCCAGAGAATGAGAAGGAACTggaaaatttcattcattcag TTATTAGATCgaaaagaagaaagcatcttGAAAAGAAGAGGTTGAATGCAGCCCAAACCCTAGTAAAGGAAGTGGAAGTAAAGGATCCCGCACGGCCTGCCAGAGCGGGGGGCCTGTGA